The genomic DNA GATGCTTTAAAAGTGCAGATGGATAAATTTTCATCTACCTTAGAGGAATTGGGTTTAGAAATCTCCACAGGACCAGTCGTGGATTTTCGTCTCAAATCAGCTTTAAGAAATTCTTTGGATGATCAAACAGTTCCCCTAATTTACCCAGAATCTATTAAGTTTGGAAAAGTTGTATTTCCTCCCCAAAAACCGAAAAAATCAATTGCTATTATACAAAACCAAGAAACACAGAAATGGTTAATTCCCCAAGGTTGTTATGTTTTAATCAAACGATTTTCTGCTAAAGAAGAAAAACGTCGTGTTATTGCTGCTGTATCTTATCCTCTAGATTACCAAACATTGGGTATAGAGAATCATATCAACTACTATCATGCAAAAGGAAAAGGAATAAATATCAACCTAGCAAAAGGTTTAACAGCATTTCTAAATTCAACTTTCTTTGATCAATACTTTCGACTTTTTAGTGGTAACACACAAGTCAATGCGACAGACTTACGCAAAATTAAATACCCATGCAAAGATGATTTAATCAACCTAGGAATACAAATTAATGAATCTAGATTTAATCAGGATAAGCTAGATCATCTTGTACATCAAAATCTATCAATTATGAGTGAAACAATCAACGCAATTCAAGCTAGTAAACGTATTCAAGAAGCACTGATTATTCTTAAAGAAATTTCTGCACCAAAAGAACAACAAAATGAAAGATCAGCATTGTGCTTACTGGCATTAACAGATATTAGACCAGAAACTTCTTGGAATCAAGCAACAACACCCAGACGCAGAATTACAGAAATGATGGATTGGTTTCGTGATTTTTATGGTAAACAATATGCACCAAATACACGGGAAACTGTGAGAAGACAAACAATGCACCAGTTTATACAAATGGGTTTAGTTGTTGAGAATCCAGATCAACCAAAACGACCAATTAATAGTCCTAAATGGTGTTATCAATTGCAAGCAACAGCACTATTATTAATCAAATCTTATAATTCTGAACTGTGGGAAGAATCACTTGAGAATTATAATATTTCTGTAAAAAACTTATTGCAGAATAGAAATCGAAATATAGCACAAATTCCCGTTACTCTACCCGATGGTAAAGCAATTTATTTATCATCAGGTGGACAAAATAATTTAATCAAAGACATTTTAGAAAATTTTTGTCCAAGATTTACACCAGGAGGTTTGGTTCTTTATGTGGGTGATGCTGGAGATAAATTCATCATTAATGAAACTCAAAAGTTTAGAGAAGTGGGAATTGAGTTAGATCCTCATGGTAAAATGCCAGATATTGTAGTTTACTATCAGCAAAAGGACTGGTTAATATTAATAGAAGCTGTAACCAGTCATGGACTTGTTAACCTCAAAAGACACAATGAGTTAAAACAGCTTTTGCAGTCAAGTAGTAAGGGTTTAGTTTTTATAACTGCTTTTCCTACTCGTAAAGAAATGAGTAAATATTTAGGTGAAATTGCTTGGGAAACTGAAGTTTGGGTTGCAGATCAACCAGATCATTTAATTCATTTTAATGGAGAAAGATTTCTGGGTCCATACTCATAAATATTATATGTAAGTATTTTTATATCTCACACAATCGCGCTTTGCGATCTCGAAGAGTGGCTAAAAGTTTTTAAAAACTCTAATCATTGCCCAATTTACTAATAAATTCCGCGTGTTCTCTAGACTGTAACCCACTTTGTAAAACATTCAAAACTGCGAGCATATTTCCTGTTAACAATTCATTTACTGCTAACCATAAACCTGGAAATATCCGACTTTTTAAAATATCATTTGCATCAGGTGTTAATTCTAAATATTCACCTTGTTCTAAAGAAAACCAACTTAATTTTTGTTCTAAAACTTGCCAAACAATATATTCTTTTACCCCATTACGACGATAGGCTTGTTTTTTACCATGTAAATCAATCGCTGTACTACTAGCAGCAATTTCCACCACTAATTCTGGCGCACCTTCAATATAATCATCTTCACTAATTCTAGTTTGTCCACCTGCTGCTGGTGTGATAATTAAAACCGCATCTGGTTGAGGTTCATTATCTAAATCTAAACGTACTGTTGGTTCAATTGCTAATTCTACACCAGGAGTTAAAACCTCATAATTACCCAGCCATGTGAGGATACGAGCATGAGGTTGACCGTGACTTCGGAAACGCAAAGCAGCGGGCATAATATATACAATTCCTTCAATTAATTCGGCTTTTTTAACTTTAGAGGTACTATCATAACGACGCTCAAATTCATAACGATTAAGTTTATCACCGTTTGTCAAAGGAGGAATAAAAGCAGGAGAAAAGGGAATTTTAACCATAGGTTGGTGTATTAAATAATTACGCCATGATTACATTTTAACAAAATTACCACTTAACAAATCTCTAAAAATTCATGACAATATTTCTCAAATCATTAAGACTTCTTTACTTAAACTATGGCAATATTTTTACAATTGATAGCTGAAGTCCTATCTATAACTACGTTTGAGCAATTATAATTTTCAGCAATACTGATTAATTAACTCTTTATACTTAAAGAACCTTATTTGTTTATAACCAAAAGTTTTGCGACAATCCAATTTAATAATTGAAAAATCATAATTACTGAAACTGTAAGAGGAGAAGACCGAATGAAATTAGCTTACTGGATGTATGCAGGCCCCGCTCACATTGGCACTTTACGGGTTGCCAGTTCCTTTAAAAATGTCCACGCCATCATGCACGCTCCCCTGGGAGACGACTATTTTAACGTCATGCGCTCTATGTTATCGCGGGAAAGGAACTTTACCCCAGTTACAACCAGCGTCGTAGACAGACACGTTTTATCCCGTGGTTCTCAAGAAAAAGTAGTAGATAATATTATCCGCAAAGATGTAGAAGAACACCCAGATTTAATTCTTTTAACTCCCACCTGTACCTCCAGTATTTTGCAAGAAGATTTACATAACTTTGTGGAACGAGCGCAGTTAGAAGCACAAGGTGATGTGATGCTGGCGGATGTTAACCATTACCGCTACAACGAACTACAAGCAGCAGACAGAACTTTACAACAAATTATCCAATACTATATCGAAAAAGCCCGCAAAAAAGGGGAATTACCTACAGAAAAAACAGCTAATCCTTCAGTTAATATTATTGGTATTTCTACCCTGGGGTTCCATCATAATCATGACTGTACAGAACTGAAAAAATTAATGGCTGATTTAGGAATTGAGGTAAATACTATCATTCCTGAAGGTGCATCAGTTCATCAATTAAAGAACTTACCAAAAGCATGGTTTAATTTAATTCCTTATCGGGAAATTGGTTTAACAACTGCCAAATATTTAGAGGAAAACTTTGGTACACCTTTTGTTGATATTACACCTATGGGTGTGGTGGAAACTGCCAGATGTATCCGCAAAATTCAACAGGTAATTAATGCCGAAGGTGCGGAAGTTAATTATGATGAATATATCAATGAACAAACTTTGCACGTATCCCAAGCGGCTTGGTTTTCTCGTTCTATAGATTGTCAGAATTTAACAGGTAAAAAAGCGGTGGTATTTGGTGATAATACCCATGCAGCAGCTTTAACTAAAATTCTTTCACGGGAAATGGGAATTCATGTAGTTATGGCGGGTACTTATTGTAAATATGATTCTGACTGGTTTAGAGAACAGGTAAGCGAGTATTGTGATGAGGTTTTAATTACAGAAGATCATGGAGAAATTGGGGATGCGATCGCCCGGCTTGAACCTTCTGCTATATTTGGAACACAGATGGAACGTCACGTTGGTAAACGTTTGGATATTCCTTGCGGTGTGATTGCAGCACCTATTCACGTTCAGAATTTCCCCATTGGTTACAAACCATTTATGGGTTATGAAGGTACAAATCAAATCACAGATTTAATCTACAATTCCTTCACTTTGGGAATGGAAGATCACCTATTAGAAATCTTTGGTGGACACGATACAAAAGAAGTAATTACCAAAGGAATTTCCTCAGAAACTGGGTTGAATTGGACAAAAGATGGCCAAGCAGAATTGAATAAGATTCCTGGTTTTGTGCGCGGAAAAGTGAAGCGAAATACCGAAAAGTTTGCCCGTGAACGTGGGTTTAAGGATATCTCGGCTGAGGTTTTGTATGCCGCGAAGGAGTCTGTAGGGGCGTAGGTTTTAGGGGTTAGATGATAAGAGTGAGTGGTGAGGGGTAATATCTACTCTTTACTACTTGCTTTTTTATGTGGAGAAAAACAAAAAAAACCATTTTGATATTGAGCAATTGAAAAATTTGCTTAAAATTATTTTTTAGTATTTTTATTGAAAACTACGTAATTAGTAGGTAAAAAAAATTGAAGCTAATCAGTAAATACTCTGTTGATTTATACGCAACACGAAAGTGACACTCATTAAAGTGCTTTTATCAGTTTTTGATGTTGTCTATAAAAAATAATGAGACTGTTGGTATGATTCAAAAGTTAGAATTTTCACTTAAACGCATTATTTCATTAGTAGCTGTATTACTGATTGCTTTATCGGTAATATTTCTATTGCCAATGCAACCAGCCAATGCTAGGGTTAATGCTCCATCTAGAGTAAGTCTATTTTTGCCAAATGAGTGGAAATCAATGGCAGATAAGTCAAATCTAGAGATAGCAGCCGAAATAGATCAGCGTCTTGATATAACCCGCGATGAAATTGGTCGAGCAGCACTGAAAATAGTACATGGTTTCGGCACTTATGAATCTACAGAACCTGTATTTTTCGCAGTGCGTGATGGTGGGGTGTATTTATTCCAAATAAGAATTCATTGGAAGCGAAAACTTTTTGTCCCTGAACGAGAACACACAACTTTAATTCAATGGGAAGTTTTAAATAATCAACATTTTCACACAGTAGTTCAAAGTGATGATTCAACATTTGCAGCAGCTAATTTTGAAGAATTAAATTATCTATTTGAAGGATTGCTTTCAAATAAAACTTGAAAATAGATCGTAGGTTGGGTTGAACCAAGTGAAACCCAACATTCCTATATTTTATATAATTTAAAGTTACTTTAAATGGTGAAACTCTAGATGTTGTTTATGTTCCTATTTCCTGGGTTAACCCACTACCTGAAACTTGGGGAAATCTTTAACATGATACTAAAAAGACAGCTTAAAACCGCCTCAGAATGAATTCTGAGTCTAATAACAAAAGTCTTCTCAAGACAACTAGAATAATATTTGAGTCCGTTTTAACGGACTTCGGCGATTAGACTGGGAATTAATTCCCAGACGGGTGAGAAAGCTAACTGATAATATTGAAAAATATCAGCTACAGCATGAGGAAAAATCCCACCATGTCCAACCAAACAAACTTAACTGATGCTCGTAATAACCTAGCTGAAATCTGCGCTCAAGTAGTTGCAGATAGAGAAGTAATGATTATTACCCAACCTGACGGTGAGAACGTCGCCTTAATTGCTGCTGACGAATTAGAAAGTTTATTAGAAACAACTCATTTACTGCGCTCCCCTAAAAATGCAGCGCGTCTTTTAACTTCTTTAGAAAGAGCAAAAACCAGAACTTTAAAACCGCAAAATATTAACGAACTACGTCAGGAGTTGGGAATTGACTAATAAATAGTGATTGATTTTATGTACCAAAAAAGGTACAATATAGTATAACATCAAATCTAATGTCTGTGGTTGTTAGAGAAAAGTATTAAAAATACCTAATACCTACTTCTACATTTAATTAGATTTGATTTATGACAGATAAAAGAGTTCCGGCTGAATTTTATAGAAACGAAAATGGCACTGAACCAGTTCGTGATTGGTTAAAAAGTTTATCTAAAGAAGAAAGATTTTTGATTGGTGCTGATATCAAAACAGTTGAATTTGGTTGGCCAATTGGAATGCCAACCTGTCGGCCAATGGGTGATGGATTATTTGAAGTCAGGACAAATTTACCACAACATAAAATTGCTCGTGTATTATTTTGTTTTTATGAAGGTAAAATGATATTGCTGCATGGCTTCATTAAGAAAAGTCAAAAAACCCCAAAACAACAATTAGATTTAGCTTTAGAACGTAAACAAATATTGGAGGCGTAAAAATGACAAAAAACCCTTATATTGGTTCTTCTCTTGATGAGTTTTTAGAAGAAGAAGGAACATTAGACGAAATCAATTTAATAGCTATTAAAAGAGTAATTGCTTGGCAAATTCAAACCGCAATGGCTGAGAAAAATATTACTAAAACAGCAATGGCTGAAAAGATGAAAACAAGTAGATCCTCTATTGATAGACTTTTAGATCCTGATCATCATTCTGTTACTTTAGACACAATTGATAAAGCTGCAAGAGTTCTTGGTAAGAAAATTCGTTTTGAATTGATAGATGCTTGACATAAATGAAGTAGACTTTTTGCATTTTATCTATGCTTAACTAATAGTTAATAATTATTGAGTCCGTTTTAACGGACTTCGGTTATTAGACTGGGAATTAATTCCCAGACGGGTGAGAAAGCGAACTGATAATATTAAAAAATATCAAACCAGGTATAAATAAATTGCAAGGGTAATCTTCACCTTTGTTCATGAATTTTATAATTACAACCCAATCGTCACCTAAAAATGTCACAATTAGAATTGTTAACTTTCTTTTTAATCTCATTATGAAAGCAACTTGGAACGGTGCAATCTTAGCAGAAAGCGACAAAACCGTAGTCGTAGAAGGAAATCATTATTTTCCCCCAGACAGCATTAACAAAGAATATTTCACAGATAGCGATGCTCACACTTCCTGTTTTTGGAAGGGAGTTGCTAGTTACTACAATATTTCTGTCAATGGAGAAACGAAAAAAGATGCAGCTTGGTATTATCCCAGCGCTAAAGAAAAAGCTAAAAATATAGAAGGTTACAGCAGATTTAATACCAATAAGGTACAGACATAAATGATAAAACTCTTGTGGGGTGGGCATCTTGCCCGCCAAGGGTGTACCTCATAACAACGGGAAGTGCTGTATGTTGCTTTCTATAAATTTGTGAACGTCGAAGCTTAATAAACAAAAACATCCCCGAATTATTCCAAAATATCGGGGATATTAATTCCCAAAACTAATTTTTTAATCTTTAGCAATAACAATATCATTAGACTTAATTACAGCATAGGCTTCTGCACCTTCAACTAATCCTAATTCCTCCGCAGATACCTTACTAATGATGGAAGTTAACTCAACTTTATGGACAATTTCTAAAGTTACTTCACTGTTTACAGTTCCTTTAGTAACTTGTTTCACAACACCCTTTAAAATATTACGAGAACTAACTTTTAATGGTTTTTTGGGAGCAATAATTTCTACTTCAGAAGTCTGAATTTCTACTTGTTGCTGAGGGGTTTGTTGTGATATTTGTGATTTTGTTTGCTCCGATTGTTTGTGTAAACCACGCACCAATTCCCGCAAAATCTCAGTTTTAGTCCGCTGAGAGTGTTGACAAAACTCTTCTAAAATTTTCCGTTCTTCTTCTGAGGTTTGGAATGTCACCCAACCTTGCTCTTTTCTAGGCATAAGTTTACCAAAAGCCTACCAATTTATTTGGTATTTATAATTATATAATCTCCATATAATCCTAGCAGGTACTGGCAGCGATTCATCATATATACTTGTATAATTAGAGAGAAAAAATACTCAAGCATTAAATCTATAAATTTTTCGTGAAATTCTTGATTGGTTGCGCAGTTTGGGCATATAAAGGTTGGGTGGGTGAACTTTATCCCCCAGGAACTCGTACTACAGATTTTTTAAATCTTTATAGTCGTCGCTTCACCACTGTGGAAGGTAATACAACTTTTTACGCTGTACCTAACCCAGAAACTGTTACCCGTTGGGTGCAACAAACACCTCCAGATTTTGAATTTTGTTTAAAGTTACCGCGAGATATCACCCATCAAAAATTACTGAAACCCCATATTCCCGCAGCTTTAGCATTTTTGGAAAGGATGCAGCCTTTAGGTAAAGGGTTGGGACCCATATTTGCCCAACTACCACCGAGTTATTCACCAGCTTTAATAGATGATTTACAAACGTTTCTGGAAGCATGGCCGCGTCAAGATGCACCTTTAGCTGTAGAAGTTAGACATCGTGAATGGTTTGAAGAACCTCATTTGAGTAATTTAACAACCTTATTAAAAGATTTGGGAGTTGGTCGAGTTTTATTAGATACTCGTCCTGTTTATACAGGGGAAAATGACCCACAATTAGCATCAGAAAGACGAAAACCTCAACTACCAGTGCAATTTTCTGTAACTGCACCTTTTACCTTAATTCGGTTTATTTCTCATCCGAGTTTATCAGTAAATCAGCCATTTATGGAAGAATGGGTAACGCAAATTCAGCAGTGGTTAAAAGCAGGAATTAAAGTTTATTTATTTGTCCATTGTCCCATTGAAGATATATCTCCTAATAATGCTCGTTATTTTCAACAATTATTAGAAAAAAATGGGTTAGAAATTCCGCCTTTACCTTGGAATAATTTGAGTCAATCTCATCAACTAAGTTTATGGTAATAATGAGTTATTTGATGATTTTTCATCGTCAAAATCAGGATATCCAGGATTTTAGGATTTACAGGATGATCTTTCTGCATATAGGAATAATATTTCTCTATAATTGAATATGAATTGAATATAATTTTCATATTTTTCTATCGGTATAATCTGCGCTTTTTCCCATGTAACTAAATAAGAAATAGCTAAATTATCTAAATTTGTGTATAAAATATCTGTAAATTATCAAATATAGAAATATTTAATTAAATGTAGTCATAAATAGTTAAACAAGTGACAGATTTTATTTTTTGCTCTTATTAATCAGAAGTATTAGCCATGAAAAAACATTATCTTACTTCTGAATTAAGTCATTAGCTAGAGGTTAAAAAAATAAAGTTTTTATAAGATGAGGTGTAAGTAGATTTTAAACAAAGGTAGATAAGATATGCCTCTTTATAAATTGGAAGATTTTGATCCTAACTATCGAGAAACCTTTGGTGGAGATGATATTAAATCCCTACATCTCTATACAGAAGGAGGAATGGAAGTTGGTGCAGTTGCTGATGTTTTAGTAGATAAACATGGGAAATTTCGCTATTTAGTTATTGATACCCATTTAGATTCAGTTGGTAAAAAAATCCTATTACCGATTGGATTATCTCGGATTAATTATCAAGCTGGACGTGTTTTTGTAGATGGACTCAGCAAGCAACAAGTAGAACATTTACCAGAATACAAAAAATATCTAGAAATTGATCATGAGTTTGAAGAAAAAGTTAGACAAGTTTATCGTCATCCAGAGGAGAGGAAAACTTATAACCGGGAAGATTACGACTATGAACAAGAACCAAGATTATATGGATTAAATGAAGAATATCATCAAAATTTCAGACTTTACGAAGAACATTTGATTGCTAATAAGCATCGTGTGAAAACTGGAGAAGTGGTAGTTGGTAAACATATTGAAACTGAAACTCAATCAGTGACAGTACCTATTGACAAAGAACGTGTTGTTATTAATAGAGTTAAACCAACAAATACTGCTAGTGTAGCTAATTCAAATGAAGTTAAATTTCAAGAAGGAGAAGTAGCACATATAGATGTGTATCAAGAAAATCCAGACATTCACAAAGAAACTTTTGTTAGGGAAGAAGTACGAGTTACAAAAGTAGTAGAACGGGATGTTGTCGAAGTCCAAGATATCATTCGGAGGGAAGAATTAGATGTTGATGCTTCCGATAATTTAAACATAGAAAACCAGCATTCAAAATAGATGGTAGAGAATAAGTGGAGAGAAATATCATGGTGCTACATAAATTAGAAGATTATCATCCAGAATATCTTGATACTTTTGAAAATCAAGACATCAAAGGTTTAGGAGTATATGTAGAAAGAACTGATGAAAAAATTGGTAAGGTGTATGATGCTTTGGTGGATGACGCAGGCAAGTTTCGATATTTAGTAGTTGAATTAGGTTTTTGGATTTTTGGTAAAAAAGTTTTATTACCAATTGGTAGGACTCGTATAGATCATAATAATAATAATAATCGAGTTTATGCCATTGGTTTAACAAAAGAACAAGCAGAAGAATTACCAGAATTTGACGAAAATACTATCACTGATTATGACTATGAAGAACAGGTAAGGGGAGTATATCGTCAATCTGATGTTTCTACTACTACATCTGTTGAAAAATCCGGTATCCTAGAGTCATCAACGCCTTTAGAAACATCTGGTGTATTAGAAACGCCAACTTATGTAGAATCTACAGAAACCACATCTTTACCAACCACTAAACCACCTTACACCCGTGATACTTATCGCTACGAACACGAACCAGATTTGTTTTCATTAAATGAACAAAATCATCAAACTTTGAAACTATATGAAGAAAGACTGATTGCTGATAAACATCGCCGCAAAATGGGGGAAGTAACAGTTAGTAAACACGTGGAAATGGAAACTGCACGAGTATCAGTACCAGTAGAAAAAGAACACATTGTCATTGAACATTTTATTCCTGAAAATGCAGATAAAGAAGTGTTTAGTGGTGAAGCTGACTTTCATGAAGGTGAAGTAGCTCGTATGGAAGTTTATGAAGAAACCCCAGAAGTGAGTAAAGAAACTTTTGTGAGGGAAGAAATCACAGTAAAAAAAGTTGTTGAGAGAGAAACTTTTCAAACTCAAGATACTGTGAGAAGGGAAGAGTTAGATGTAAATTCACCTAACTTACCGGTTGAAGAAAGGTAATTAGGAGTTGAGAATTAATAATTCATAATTCACATATTGTGTTTTACATGGGTTTATAACTCTAATATTCTAAAATAAGACAAGATATTTTAGCCTTTAAACCTAGATGTGAAACTAGATTAATATTTTAAATATGAATCTAGAATTATGAATTACTAAATTTTTAAACAGTCTGCTTATGCGGAGTAATTGATTTTTGAATACATAAAGAACTTCCATCTATTGTGAGGTACACACCTAGCGGGTAAGACTTCTACAAGCTCAGTTCAAGAATGCCCGCACTAAAAGGATTTTATAATTACAGTTTGTATCTAATTTTCACTAAATATGCTGTACTGAAATAATACTGAAATAATATTTAATGAACAACGAACATAGCCATACTAATTTATCTTCCGTAAATCATCGGGTAGAAAAGGAAAAAATAACTATTCCTCTCTTGGAAGAAAGATTGTTAATAGAAAATAAAAAACACAAGATAGGAGAGGTAATTATTCGCAAAGAAATTGAAACGCAGATAGTTCCAGTTTCTGTAAGAAGGGAAAAATTGATTATTGAACAAGTTAGCCCAGAATATCAGAAATTAGCAGAAATTGATTTAATCAATAAGGAAACAACAGAATTTATTAGTTTGGAGAAAGATTTAATTGTTAATGGAGAATTTACTTCTGCTAAAGTTGCTAGTTTGCTTTTAAATGCAATCGCTCAAGAAGAAAATCATGGATGTCAGCAAATCAAAGTCACAGTTGTTGTAGAGAATGAGTACCAGCAGCAAAAGTATCAAGAATGGTTTAATCACTGCTCTAATTCTGCTTCTACTTCTTCCTCTTAATTCAATAGTGGGCAATGCCCACTTTTTTAATTGGGTTTTAATTGGGTTTAATTAAAAATTACTAGGTGTATATTGCCGACGACTATAGATAGCAAAACCTAAAACTAAAAATGTTAGAAAACCAGCTAAATATAAAGGATAGCTGTATGTTATTGGCTGAGATTGATTCACAATCACACCAGCAATTACAGGACCTACACCATTAGAAATACTTAAATAAGAAGCATTCAAACCTAGTACAGTTCCCTGTTCTTCGGGTTTAGCATTGAGAGAAATTAAGGTGCTAATCATCGGTTGGACTAAAGCATTAAACAGAGAAAACATAATACTAACTACAACAAAATAATTAATGTTAGCCCAAACAGGCATTAACATAAATGCTGAACTTCTAAAAAATAACCCCAAAAATAATATTTTCACAACATCAAATTTATTTTTAAGAATAGAAATTCCCCAAGTTTGCATAATTACTCCTAATGTACCAAAGGTTAAAAATAAAAGTGTTAATCCTTGGTTATTTTGGTCTAACACTTTTAAAAAATAGGGTTGAAAGGCATAGGTAAACATTGTAAAAGTTGTGCCAATTAAGAAGTTTATTAATAGGAGAATACCAATTCCTGGCATTGCTAAACCTTTAATTAAATTGCCTAAACCCAAATCAAATATATTACCCGGTTTTTGAATTTGCTTGTCTAAAGTTTCTGGTAAAAATAAAATAGTCATTAACAAAGCCACAAAAGCCACTAACCCTGCGGCCAAAAAAGCCGCACCAATAGAAATCTGCTGTGCAAATAAACTCAAAGCAGGACCTAATACAAAACCTAAACCCATCGCCGCCCCATAAATACCAAATGCTTGGGCGCGGTTTTTTGGGCTTGTGATATCAGACATCACAGCTTGAGTGACAGACATATTACCACCTGTGATACCATCTAGGAATCTGGCAAAAAATAGCACCCAAGCGGCTGTAGCTGTTCCTGCAATGAGGTTAGCAATTACAGTACCAGCTAAACTAATTATCAGTAAAGGTTTACGTCCAAATCTGTCTGATAGTTTCCCAATTACAGGAGTAGCAAAAAACTGAGCGACAGAGTAAGTCGAAAATAGTAAACTGGTGTGAAAATCACTCAATTCAAATTGTTTGCCATAAAGGTAGATAATAGGAATTAAAATTGTGAAACTGAGGGAGTTAACAAAGACAATTAAAGAAGTAATCCAAAAAGTACGATTCATAAATGATTAATCATCAATAGCTTTAGCTGTAGGTCTAAATTTAACTTTAGGTATTTTATCACTTATTAGGCTTTTATTTACCAGCCATGAAACTGAGATTAAAGAAAATTTTAAAAAAACAAAAATCGCAGATTATTCCTAGAGTTCATATTAAAAATAACAAT from Okeanomitos corallinicola TIOX110 includes the following:
- a CDS encoding DUF2382 domain-containing protein translates to MPLYKLEDFDPNYRETFGGDDIKSLHLYTEGGMEVGAVADVLVDKHGKFRYLVIDTHLDSVGKKILLPIGLSRINYQAGRVFVDGLSKQQVEHLPEYKKYLEIDHEFEEKVRQVYRHPEERKTYNREDYDYEQEPRLYGLNEEYHQNFRLYEEHLIANKHRVKTGEVVVGKHIETETQSVTVPIDKERVVINRVKPTNTASVANSNEVKFQEGEVAHIDVYQENPDIHKETFVREEVRVTKVVERDVVEVQDIIRREELDVDASDNLNIENQHSK
- a CDS encoding DUF2382 domain-containing protein, which translates into the protein MNNEHSHTNLSSVNHRVEKEKITIPLLEERLLIENKKHKIGEVIIRKEIETQIVPVSVRREKLIIEQVSPEYQKLAEIDLINKETTEFISLEKDLIVNGEFTSAKVASLLLNAIAQEENHGCQQIKVTVVVENEYQQQKYQEWFNHCSNSASTSSS
- a CDS encoding DUF2382 domain-containing protein, whose amino-acid sequence is MVLHKLEDYHPEYLDTFENQDIKGLGVYVERTDEKIGKVYDALVDDAGKFRYLVVELGFWIFGKKVLLPIGRTRIDHNNNNNRVYAIGLTKEQAEELPEFDENTITDYDYEEQVRGVYRQSDVSTTTSVEKSGILESSTPLETSGVLETPTYVESTETTSLPTTKPPYTRDTYRYEHEPDLFSLNEQNHQTLKLYEERLIADKHRRKMGEVTVSKHVEMETARVSVPVEKEHIVIEHFIPENADKEVFSGEADFHEGEVARMEVYEETPEVSKETFVREEITVKKVVERETFQTQDTVRREELDVNSPNLPVEER
- a CDS encoding MFS transporter; this translates as MNRTFWITSLIVFVNSLSFTILIPIIYLYGKQFELSDFHTSLLFSTYSVAQFFATPVIGKLSDRFGRKPLLIISLAGTVIANLIAGTATAAWVLFFARFLDGITGGNMSVTQAVMSDITSPKNRAQAFGIYGAAMGLGFVLGPALSLFAQQISIGAAFLAAGLVAFVALLMTILFLPETLDKQIQKPGNIFDLGLGNLIKGLAMPGIGILLLINFLIGTTFTMFTYAFQPYFLKVLDQNNQGLTLLFLTFGTLGVIMQTWGISILKNKFDVVKILFLGLFFRSSAFMLMPVWANINYFVVVSIMFSLFNALVQPMISTLISLNAKPEEQGTVLGLNASYLSISNGVGPVIAGVIVNQSQPITYSYPLYLAGFLTFLVLGFAIYSRRQYTPSNF